The proteins below come from a single bacterium genomic window:
- a CDS encoding DUF2520 domain-containing protein, with product SLSSEVFDSAEFRLSAHPAQVFPYPRLEDDVFKDVSFALEGNPKAVAIFEPLIKRIGGKTFPLCRENKPLYHTSCVMASNLLIGLLKCAEGLGLRAGLEEKQSREIVLRFAFETITTASEQTSFDKALSGPLLRGDIETIKMNLASIKGSDEEIIYKLLSKILIDVAKEKGLPIEKAFEVRKILDS from the coding sequence CTCGCTATCCTCTGAAGTATTTGATTCAGCCGAGTTCAGGCTTTCAGCTCATCCAGCCCAGGTTTTTCCATATCCAAGGTTAGAGGATGATGTCTTTAAGGATGTTTCCTTCGCACTTGAGGGAAATCCTAAAGCCGTGGCAATTTTTGAGCCTTTAATAAAACGCATCGGTGGAAAAACCTTCCCTTTGTGTAGGGAAAACAAACCTTTGTACCACACGTCCTGTGTTATGGCTTCAAATCTCTTGATAGGTCTGCTTAAATGCGCAGAAGGATTGGGGCTTCGAGCAGGTCTGGAGGAAAAACAATCCAGGGAGATTGTGTTGCGATTCGCATTTGAAACCATTACTACTGCATCAGAACAGACCTCTTTCGATAAAGCATTATCCGGACCTTTACTAAGAGGAGATATTGAAACCATCAAGATGAATCTTGCTTCCATTAAGGGTTCTGACGAGGAAATTATTTACAAGTTATTATCTAAGATATTAATCGATGTCGCAAAAGAGAAAGGCCTTCCCATCGAGAAAGCCTTTGAAGTTCGAAAAATCCTTGATTCTTAA
- the nusB gene encoding transcription antitermination factor NusB, with protein sequence MKIETKKGARTRARIAAVEILYRTDLMNEEFSIITQEVVNRRKLRGKAVQYLKSLVSMICNNMTAIDSALSRSLTDWRFDRLSYVDRAILRIAACEILFISEIPPKVSIDEAVELARFYGTDGSARFVNGVLDSLYKREVTI encoded by the coding sequence GTGAAAATAGAAACCAAGAAGGGGGCAAGAACCAGAGCCCGGATAGCCGCTGTAGAAATACTTTACAGAACTGATTTAATGAATGAGGAATTTTCTATTATTACACAAGAGGTTGTAAATCGACGCAAATTAAGAGGAAAGGCGGTTCAATATCTTAAGTCGCTTGTTTCAATGATTTGCAACAACATGACTGCTATTGATTCAGCATTGAGTAGATCTTTAACGGATTGGCGCTTTGACAGGCTATCATATGTGGATAGAGCAATACTGAGAATTGCAGCGTGCGAAATCCTTTTTATTTCTGAGATTCCCCCAAAGGTTTCGATAGATGAAGCGGTAGAACTGGCTAGATTCTATGGAACGGATGGCTCGGCACGATTTGTTAACGGCGTTCTCGACTCTTTGTATAAGCGCGAAGTCACAATCTGA
- a CDS encoding OmpA family protein yields the protein MKKTSLSLWAILSFALSVTSGFASPNRWAQNGFLDVFYSYPQKQGLLSISVLHLGGGYSNDVYGHVYSSIGFAPLSFLEFSAAVHGDGYRTDDNNYLIGPIKISPALKIGYPFYLGANKRFFISPGLLALGDFSTSSFWNGDSTTQPPTTSAFDGRLIFGLGIEPVNFNINAGYGISFDSLGSGSTLPYGISIEVSPLKFLSFGCEVSNRASMDSFFSISNMTLVPLIRMKTAPAGGVTFDLSAPIGIGNSVPPWKIEIGVSVGFDLMKPPKPPMATLAGKVISEETGEGLSAKISFPGSEIQTVYADSLTGIFTLGLSPGAYRVRAEAEGYKWIEQGIILQDKEAKLLDFALVKIKEPRAQLSGIVRDNKSAEAIEGVLVSFGDSSIPEVRTDVLGIFKVTLPPGSYSLTFSKEGYASENVGLTLQDGDVRELNVGLGLPKPRELPEFQNIFFRPGSAEILEDSYPALEEVAVFLKEYPDVRIEIQGHTDSIGDEQTNLEISQKRADAVRDWLINQGIDSTRLMSRGYGETRPIGDNRTRKGQEENRRIEFVIVSE from the coding sequence ATGAAAAAAACAAGTTTGAGTTTATGGGCAATCTTAAGCTTTGCCTTAAGCGTCACTAGCGGTTTTGCCAGCCCGAATCGATGGGCACAGAATGGCTTTCTGGATGTTTTCTATTCTTACCCTCAGAAACAGGGATTACTTTCAATATCAGTTCTTCATCTAGGCGGCGGATATTCGAATGATGTTTACGGACACGTTTATTCGTCTATAGGTTTTGCTCCTCTTTCTTTCTTGGAGTTTTCTGCCGCAGTCCACGGAGATGGTTACCGAACTGACGACAATAATTACCTCATTGGTCCGATTAAGATATCCCCGGCATTAAAGATTGGATACCCTTTCTATCTGGGCGCAAATAAACGTTTTTTTATCTCACCAGGACTGCTTGCGCTAGGTGATTTTTCCACATCAAGCTTCTGGAACGGTGATTCGACAACACAACCACCTACTACTTCCGCTTTTGACGGCAGATTGATATTCGGTCTGGGTATTGAACCGGTAAATTTCAATATCAATGCAGGCTACGGTATATCCTTCGATTCTCTTGGTTCAGGTTCCACTCTACCTTACGGAATATCCATAGAGGTATCCCCTCTTAAATTCCTTTCTTTTGGATGCGAGGTGTCGAATCGCGCTTCGATGGATTCATTTTTTTCGATTTCCAACATGACCTTAGTGCCTTTAATACGAATGAAAACAGCTCCTGCAGGCGGAGTGACGTTCGACCTGTCGGCGCCGATAGGTATTGGCAACTCTGTTCCACCGTGGAAGATTGAAATAGGCGTTTCAGTCGGATTCGATTTGATGAAACCGCCAAAACCTCCCATGGCGACTCTTGCAGGAAAAGTCATAAGCGAGGAGACAGGAGAGGGTCTTTCCGCAAAGATAAGCTTTCCTGGCAGCGAGATTCAAACCGTCTATGCCGATTCACTGACGGGAATATTCACGCTGGGACTCTCCCCCGGGGCATATAGAGTGCGCGCCGAGGCCGAAGGATACAAATGGATTGAACAGGGAATTATTCTCCAAGACAAGGAAGCTAAACTCCTTGATTTCGCCCTCGTTAAAATAAAGGAGCCACGGGCTCAATTATCGGGAATTGTCAGAGACAATAAATCTGCCGAAGCAATTGAGGGTGTGCTTGTTTCATTCGGTGATTCCTCAATCCCTGAGGTCAGAACGGACGTTTTGGGAATTTTCAAAGTAACTCTTCCGCCAGGTAGCTACTCGTTAACATTTTCTAAAGAAGGTTATGCATCTGAAAATGTTGGGCTTACTCTTCAGGATGGAGATGTTAGAGAACTCAATGTCGGTTTAGGTCTTCCAAAACCTCGGGAATTGCCTGAGTTTCAAAATATCTTCTTCAGACCTGGTAGTGCAGAGATATTGGAAGATAGTTACCCTGCTTTGGAAGAAGTAGCGGTTTTTTTGAAGGAATACCCGGATGTCCGTATTGAGATTCAAGGACATACTGACAGCATAGGGGATGAACAGACGAACCTTGAGATTTCACAGAAGCGTGCGGATGCAGTTCGAGATTGGCTTATCAATCAAGGCATTGATTCAACACGTTTAATGTCCCGGGGGTATGGAGAAACGAGGCCTATAGGTGACAATAGGACCCGTAAAGGTCAGGAAGAAAACCGCAGGATTGAGTTTGTTATAGTATCAGAATAG
- a CDS encoding metallophosphoesterase family protein — translation MKIAVLSDLHSNADALRKVIEDAKKWGAEKYYICGDIVGYGAEPDECITIIRELRADAVAGNHDWGVLERTSIEYFNGDAQSAILWTKNKIKSASRIYLDSLPLILKSNELCISHANFKKPDGWEYILTLSQAAGQWASLSSSLGIIGHSHQPFIVKYSKEDGKTDLVESKEAFWDGNTSLLINAGSVGQPRDGNPRACYLRVNTKEKSVRLIRVEYDIASAQSKIINAGLPESLGRRLSYGR, via the coding sequence ATGAAGATAGCCGTTTTATCAGATCTCCATTCAAACGCTGACGCACTTAGAAAAGTGATAGAAGACGCAAAAAAATGGGGTGCTGAAAAATATTATATTTGCGGCGACATAGTAGGTTATGGAGCTGAACCAGATGAATGCATAACGATAATAAGAGAATTAAGAGCGGATGCCGTCGCAGGTAACCATGATTGGGGGGTTCTTGAACGTACATCCATTGAATATTTTAACGGTGATGCACAATCGGCGATACTCTGGACAAAAAATAAAATAAAAAGCGCTTCAAGGATATATTTGGATTCTTTGCCTTTAATTCTAAAATCGAACGAATTATGTATATCGCATGCGAATTTTAAGAAGCCTGATGGTTGGGAATATATTTTAACCCTATCTCAGGCTGCCGGTCAATGGGCAAGTCTATCATCATCGCTTGGGATTATTGGACATTCGCACCAGCCGTTTATTGTCAAATACAGCAAAGAAGATGGAAAGACTGATCTTGTCGAATCGAAAGAAGCTTTCTGGGATGGTAATACTTCATTGTTAATAAATGCTGGAAGTGTGGGGCAGCCAAGAGATGGGAATCCTCGAGCTTGTTACTTGAGAGTAAATACAAAAGAAAAGAGCGTTCGTCTTATTAGAGTGGAGTACGATATAGCTTCTGCGCAATCCAAGATCATTAATGCAGGATTACCGGAATCTTTAGGCAGGCGGCTTTCATACGGCAGATAG
- a CDS encoding 6,7-dimethyl-8-ribityllumazine synthase, which yields MKVIEQKGSLDAKGLNFGIVVSRFNERITKILLEGALDCLSRHKAETVQIRYVPGTFEIPHTAKIMAKEKTIDAVVCLGAVIRGETPHFEFVASQAAKGISVLGLELEIPVIYGIVTADSTEQAIERAGVKQGNRGWDAALAAIEMANLARGA from the coding sequence ATGAAGGTTATAGAACAAAAAGGCAGTCTTGATGCTAAGGGTTTAAACTTCGGTATAGTAGTCTCGAGGTTTAACGAGCGTATAACTAAAATACTCCTTGAAGGTGCATTGGATTGTCTATCAAGGCACAAAGCCGAAACTGTACAAATTCGCTATGTTCCAGGAACCTTTGAGATACCGCACACTGCAAAAATTATGGCAAAGGAAAAAACGATAGATGCAGTGGTATGTCTCGGAGCGGTAATCCGCGGAGAAACGCCGCATTTCGAGTTCGTGGCCTCGCAAGCGGCAAAAGGTATATCCGTTTTGGGTCTGGAACTTGAAATACCCGTGATATATGGAATTGTCACTGCGGATTCAACCGAGCAGGCAATAGAAAGAGCTGGTGTAAAACAAGGCAACAGAGGCTGGGATGCCGCTCTTGCGGCAATCGAGATGGCCAACCTTGCCCGTGGCGCCTAA